From Vogesella sp. XCS3, the proteins below share one genomic window:
- the hemE gene encoding uroporphyrinogen decarboxylase: protein MTQLKNDTFLRALLKQPVDYTPIWMMRQAGRYLPEYRATRAKAGSFMGLCTSPDYATEVTLQPLERFPLDAAILFSDILTVPDAMGLGLYFAEGEGPKFERTLRDEAAIQALEVAPLEKLQYVFDAVSSIRRALDGRVPLIGFSGSPFTLACYMIEGGGSADFRHVKAMLYARPELLHRILQITAQSVTAYLNAQIAAGAQAVQIFDTWGGALSHAAYKEFSLAYMQQIIAGLTRAVDGRRVPVIVFTKGGGQWLEAIAGIGADCVGLDWTTDIGLARARVGKQVALQGNFDPNALFGSPASIEAEAGRILAAYGHGSGHVFNLGHGISQFADPAHAGALVEAVHRLSRQYHQ, encoded by the coding sequence ATGACACAGCTCAAGAATGACACCTTCCTGCGCGCGCTGCTGAAGCAGCCGGTTGACTACACCCCGATTTGGATGATGCGCCAGGCTGGCCGCTACCTGCCGGAATACCGCGCTACCCGTGCCAAGGCGGGCAGCTTCATGGGTCTGTGTACCAGCCCGGACTACGCTACCGAAGTTACCCTGCAGCCGCTGGAACGTTTCCCGCTGGACGCGGCCATCCTGTTTTCCGACATTCTGACCGTGCCGGACGCCATGGGTCTGGGTCTGTACTTTGCAGAAGGCGAAGGCCCCAAGTTTGAACGCACGCTGCGTGACGAAGCCGCCATCCAGGCACTGGAAGTGGCCCCGCTGGAAAAACTGCAGTATGTATTTGACGCGGTCAGCAGCATCCGCCGCGCGCTGGATGGCCGTGTACCGCTGATCGGCTTCTCCGGCAGCCCGTTTACCCTGGCGTGCTACATGATCGAAGGCGGTGGTTCGGCCGACTTCCGCCACGTGAAAGCCATGCTGTACGCCCGCCCGGAGCTGCTGCACCGCATCCTGCAGATTACCGCACAGTCGGTAACCGCCTACCTGAACGCGCAGATTGCCGCCGGCGCGCAAGCCGTGCAGATCTTTGATACCTGGGGTGGCGCACTGAGCCACGCGGCGTACAAAGAGTTTTCGCTGGCTTATATGCAGCAGATCATCGCCGGCCTCACGCGCGCGGTAGATGGCCGCCGTGTGCCGGTGATCGTATTCACCAAAGGTGGCGGCCAGTGGCTGGAAGCCATCGCCGGCATTGGCGCCGATTGCGTAGGCCTGGACTGGACTACCGACATTGGCCTGGCGCGTGCCCGCGTGGGCAAGCAGGTCGCCCTGCAGGGTAACTTCGACCCTAACGCGCTGTTTGGCAGCCCGGCATCGATCGAGGCCGAAGCTGGCCGCATCCTGGCCGCTTACGGCCACGGTAGTGGCCATGTGTTCAACCTGGGCCATGGCATCTCGCAGTTTGCCGACCCGGCACACGCCGGTGCGCTGGTTGAAGCCGTACACCGCTTGTCGCGTCAGTACCACCAGTAA
- a CDS encoding mechanosensitive ion channel family protein, whose protein sequence is MNQTHISQWQQVLGTYAIDVGLKLLAAILFWVLGRWLIGVVGNLVQRALARQHVDATIMRYMGTVINVTLNIMLVVGILGYFGIQTTTFAALFAAAGVAIGMAWSGLLSNFAAGVFLIVLRPMKAGDFVTAGGVTGTVREIGLFTTALNTPDNVLTMVGNSKILGDTLQNYSSNPHRRVELKAQLAGSADFPAAVAVLKERIASIPNVLATPAVEVEILEFNLVGPVLAVRPYCHNDHYWQVYFDTNKTIREALGGQDFPAPMPAQLVYVKQ, encoded by the coding sequence ATGAATCAGACCCATATTTCACAGTGGCAACAAGTACTTGGCACTTACGCCATCGACGTTGGCCTCAAACTGCTGGCCGCCATCCTGTTCTGGGTACTGGGGCGCTGGCTGATCGGCGTGGTCGGTAACCTGGTGCAACGCGCGCTGGCGCGCCAGCATGTCGACGCGACCATCATGCGCTACATGGGTACCGTCATCAACGTCACCCTCAACATCATGCTGGTGGTGGGTATTCTGGGTTATTTCGGTATCCAGACCACTACCTTTGCCGCGCTGTTTGCTGCTGCCGGCGTCGCCATCGGCATGGCATGGTCCGGCCTGCTGTCCAACTTTGCGGCCGGGGTATTCCTGATTGTGCTGCGCCCGATGAAAGCGGGTGACTTTGTCACCGCCGGCGGCGTCACCGGCACCGTGCGCGAGATCGGCCTGTTCACCACCGCGCTGAACACACCAGACAACGTACTGACCATGGTGGGTAACAGCAAAATCCTCGGCGATACCCTGCAAAACTACAGCAGCAACCCGCATCGCCGTGTCGAGCTCAAAGCCCAGCTGGCTGGCAGTGCAGACTTCCCGGCCGCCGTCGCGGTGCTCAAGGAGCGTATTGCCAGCATCCCCAATGTGCTGGCTACCCCTGCCGTAGAGGTGGAAATACTGGAATTCAACCTGGTAGGCCCGGTGCTGGCGGTACGCCCTTACTGCCATAACGACCACTACTGGCAGGTGTATTTCGACACCAACAAAACCATCCGCGAAGCGCTGGGTGGCCAGGACTTCCCGGCACCGATGCCGGCACAGCTGGTATACGTCAAGCAGTAA
- a CDS encoding efflux RND transporter permease subunit: protein MWLTRVSVQNPYFAAVLMLLLTVLGLFAWRNLPVEEFPDIRFPVAVVSTTYQGASPEVVESDVTRPIEEAVNTINGVKHIRSYSFEGSSVVVVEFELSTDAVQGLQEVRDKVGAVQGSLRREVDTPTISQMNPNDDPLMSYTLSSAQSSQRDLSTWAENVLKKRLQTVAGVGEVKIVGGSKREVRVQLDPYRLEALGLSVSEVSDAIAAANRDYPAGQVSTQNNELSVRVAGKLKTMEDFRALVIASREGRDIRLADVAQVDDAEAERNSVTLIDGKPGVGLDIRAARGANVVSVADGVKRIVAEYQPQAPAGTSVRLTYDKSEEVKGSLHEVEKTLLEGAALTVLIVFLFLGSWRSTVITGLTLPISMIGTLFAIQAMGFTLNMMTLMALSLSVGLLIDDAIVVRENIVRHANLGKSHFQAALDGTNEIGLAVLATTLTIVAVFLPVGFMGGIIGKFFHQFGLAVTVAVLISLLVSFTLDPMLSSIWHDPHRHGDKHKGPVGRMLDWFEASLDRLGERYVSVIRWSLAHRKTVVASALAMTVGSFMLVPIVGGEFMPAADKGEFRLTFKTAAGSTLEYTEGKAREVEQRIRAALPEVKSIDSKIGGGSFGAGRNEARLSVDVGDKQNRQRDLFALMAAARSAALPVAGIQLDSVEETGQHGPPGKPVNLGVRGSDLQSLQRATADIMAAIKQVKGVSDVESSLSDADPALNVQLHRDAAATLGVDLARVGNTLSVLLGGSTATTWEAPDGENYSVRLQVPREARATELLDVLMVPGRRADSGEAQMVPLSQVASIVPATSPRQIERTDLMREISVTANISGRSSGEVFADVDKALKAVKLPAGVVLSQQGERQDMQESLGYAVQALAMGVIFIYMILAAQFRSFTLPITIMVALPLAFVGVFVALLLFGSTLNMFSVIGIIMLMGLASKNGILLVDFINQSRREGMSRLDAIVEAGRVRLRPIMMTSLAMIFGMLPLALASGAGSETQRPMAHAIIGGMITSTVLTLIVVPVVYTYMDGLRSRIRRLLARLSGQKVAQAHD, encoded by the coding sequence ATGTGGCTGACACGCGTCAGTGTACAAAACCCCTACTTTGCCGCCGTGCTGATGTTGCTGCTCACGGTGCTGGGCCTGTTTGCCTGGCGCAACCTGCCGGTAGAGGAGTTTCCCGATATCCGCTTCCCCGTGGCGGTGGTGTCCACCACCTACCAGGGCGCCTCGCCCGAGGTGGTGGAAAGCGATGTGACCCGCCCTATCGAAGAGGCGGTCAATACCATCAACGGCGTCAAGCACATCCGTTCGTATTCCTTCGAGGGCAGCTCGGTAGTGGTGGTGGAGTTCGAGCTGTCTACCGACGCGGTGCAGGGCTTGCAAGAGGTGCGCGACAAGGTGGGCGCGGTGCAGGGCAGCCTGCGGCGCGAGGTGGATACTCCCACCATTTCGCAGATGAACCCCAACGACGACCCGCTGATGTCCTACACGCTCAGCTCTGCGCAGAGCAGCCAGCGCGACCTGTCTACCTGGGCTGAGAACGTGCTGAAAAAGCGCCTGCAAACGGTAGCCGGAGTGGGCGAGGTGAAGATTGTCGGCGGCAGCAAGCGCGAGGTACGCGTGCAGCTGGATCCGTACCGGCTGGAGGCGCTGGGCTTGTCGGTCAGCGAGGTGTCGGACGCCATCGCTGCGGCCAACCGTGACTACCCGGCTGGCCAGGTCAGCACGCAGAACAACGAGCTGTCGGTGCGGGTGGCTGGCAAACTCAAGACCATGGAAGACTTCCGTGCCCTGGTGATTGCCAGCCGCGAAGGCCGTGACATCCGCCTGGCTGATGTGGCCCAGGTAGACGACGCCGAGGCCGAGCGCAACAGCGTGACGCTGATCGATGGCAAACCCGGCGTGGGCCTGGATATCCGCGCCGCACGCGGTGCCAACGTGGTGAGCGTGGCCGACGGCGTGAAACGCATTGTGGCCGAATACCAACCGCAGGCGCCGGCAGGCACCAGCGTGCGCCTGACCTACGACAAGTCGGAAGAGGTCAAAGGCTCGCTGCACGAAGTAGAAAAAACCCTGCTGGAAGGCGCCGCGCTGACGGTGCTGATTGTGTTCCTGTTTCTGGGTAGCTGGCGCAGTACGGTCATTACCGGCCTGACGCTGCCGATTTCCATGATCGGTACGCTGTTTGCCATCCAGGCCATGGGCTTCACCCTGAACATGATGACGCTGATGGCGCTGTCGCTATCGGTGGGCCTGCTGATCGACGACGCCATCGTGGTACGCGAAAACATCGTGCGCCACGCCAACCTGGGCAAGAGCCACTTTCAGGCGGCGCTCGATGGTACCAACGAGATCGGCCTGGCGGTGCTGGCCACCACGCTTACCATTGTGGCGGTGTTCCTGCCGGTGGGCTTTATGGGCGGCATCATCGGCAAGTTCTTCCACCAGTTTGGCCTGGCGGTGACCGTGGCGGTGCTGATCTCGCTGCTGGTGTCGTTTACGCTGGACCCGATGCTGTCGTCCATCTGGCACGACCCGCATCGCCACGGCGACAAGCACAAGGGGCCGGTTGGCCGCATGCTGGACTGGTTCGAAGCTTCGCTGGACCGCCTGGGCGAGCGCTACGTGTCGGTGATCCGCTGGTCGCTGGCGCACCGTAAAACCGTGGTAGCCAGCGCACTGGCCATGACTGTGGGCAGCTTCATGCTGGTGCCCATTGTCGGTGGGGAGTTCATGCCGGCGGCTGACAAGGGCGAGTTCCGCCTCACCTTCAAGACTGCCGCCGGTTCTACGCTGGAGTACACCGAAGGCAAGGCGCGCGAGGTAGAGCAGCGGATCCGCGCCGCCTTGCCCGAGGTGAAGTCTATCGACAGCAAGATCGGTGGCGGCAGCTTTGGCGCGGGTCGTAACGAAGCCCGCTTGTCGGTAGACGTGGGCGACAAACAGAACCGCCAGCGTGATTTGTTCGCCCTGATGGCGGCCGCGCGCAGCGCGGCGCTGCCGGTAGCGGGCATACAGCTGGATTCGGTAGAAGAAACCGGCCAGCACGGGCCACCGGGCAAACCGGTGAACCTGGGCGTGCGCGGTAGCGACCTGCAAAGCCTGCAGCGCGCCACCGCCGACATCATGGCGGCCATCAAACAGGTGAAGGGCGTCAGCGATGTGGAGTCCAGCCTGAGCGATGCCGACCCGGCGCTGAACGTACAACTGCACCGCGACGCGGCCGCCACCCTGGGGGTGGACCTGGCGCGGGTAGGCAATACCTTGTCGGTACTGCTGGGCGGTAGCACGGCGACCACCTGGGAAGCGCCGGACGGTGAGAACTACAGTGTACGGCTGCAGGTGCCGCGTGAAGCACGTGCCACCGAGCTGCTGGACGTGCTGATGGTGCCGGGCCGCCGTGCCGACAGTGGCGAGGCGCAAATGGTGCCGCTATCGCAGGTAGCCAGTATTGTGCCGGCCACCAGCCCGCGCCAGATCGAGCGTACCGACCTGATGCGCGAAATCAGCGTGACAGCCAATATCAGCGGCCGCAGTTCGGGTGAGGTATTTGCCGATGTCGACAAGGCGCTCAAGGCGGTGAAACTGCCGGCTGGCGTGGTACTGTCGCAGCAGGGCGAGCGCCAGGACATGCAGGAATCGCTGGGCTACGCGGTGCAGGCGCTGGCCATGGGGGTGATCTTCATCTACATGATCCTGGCGGCGCAGTTCCGCAGCTTCACCTTGCCCATCACCATCATGGTGGCGTTGCCGCTGGCATTTGTCGGTGTGTTTGTGGCGTTGCTGCTGTTTGGCTCCACGCTGAACATGTTCTCGGTGATCGGCATCATCATGCTGATGGGTCTGGCGTCGAAAAACGGTATTTTGCTGGTGGACTTCATCAACCAGAGCCGGCGCGAGGGCATGTCGCGGCTGGACGCTATCGTAGAGGCGGGCCGCGTGCGGCTGCGCCCCATCATGATGACCAGCCTGGCCATGATCTTCGGCATGCTGCCCCTGGCGCTGGCCAGCGGGGCGGGCTCGGAAACGCAGCGCCCGATGGCGCACGCCATTATCGGCGGCATGATCACGTCTACCGTGTTGACGCTGATTGTGGTGCCGGTGGTGTACACCTATATGGATGGCCTGCGTAGCCGCATCCGCCGCCTGCTGGCTCGGCTGAGCGGGCAGAAAGTTGCCCAGGCACACGACTAG
- a CDS encoding efflux RND transporter periplasmic adaptor subunit, which produces MHSYRLRPLAAMLLLGLAVMGTACNKSDTDAAKAASAAAASTPARALSPADLLVTAVAPVAEQLPFTATLNPLNSAEVAAQSEGTVLAVLVREGEAVQKGQLLARIDAEALRQNVLEMQAQLANDEARLKLARLKRDKQRELYQQGFISKLAFDEIDNDYQIRVGELAARRSQLARAKTSLGETEVRAPMAGTVYARRTQPGEQASKNQKLFAIADLSVLEAAANMPAREIGKLKPGQAARFTVEGLAGEFRGELVRINPVAATATRTFSVYVRVANQDGRLKAGQFAKGGIVQREVLDAVRLPQAAVQQADSASPWVMLVQGGRLVKQPVRVVLRSDSERVLAVQGVAAGQTILAAALLGVKPGDAVTLPKP; this is translated from the coding sequence ATGCATAGCTACAGACTACGCCCCCTGGCCGCCATGCTGCTGCTTGGCCTGGCGGTGATGGGCACCGCCTGCAATAAAAGCGATACCGATGCAGCCAAGGCTGCCAGCGCGGCGGCAGCCAGTACGCCAGCCCGCGCGCTATCGCCGGCCGACTTGCTGGTGACGGCGGTAGCACCGGTAGCCGAGCAGCTACCCTTTACCGCCACGCTGAACCCGCTAAACAGCGCCGAGGTCGCCGCGCAGAGCGAAGGCACCGTGCTGGCCGTGCTGGTACGCGAGGGCGAAGCGGTACAGAAAGGCCAGTTGCTGGCGCGCATCGACGCCGAAGCGCTGCGCCAGAACGTGCTGGAAATGCAGGCCCAGTTGGCCAACGACGAAGCGCGGCTGAAGCTGGCCCGCCTCAAGCGCGACAAGCAGCGCGAGCTATACCAGCAAGGGTTTATCTCCAAGCTGGCATTCGATGAAATCGACAACGATTACCAAATCCGCGTGGGCGAGTTGGCCGCACGCCGCAGCCAGCTGGCGCGTGCCAAAACCAGCCTGGGTGAAACCGAGGTGCGCGCGCCGATGGCCGGTACCGTGTACGCACGGCGCACCCAGCCGGGCGAGCAGGCCAGCAAGAACCAGAAACTGTTTGCCATTGCCGACCTGTCGGTGCTGGAGGCTGCGGCCAACATGCCAGCGCGGGAAATCGGCAAGCTCAAGCCTGGCCAGGCTGCCCGCTTTACGGTGGAAGGGCTGGCCGGCGAATTCCGTGGCGAGCTGGTGCGTATCAACCCGGTAGCAGCCACCGCCACGCGGACGTTTAGCGTCTATGTGCGTGTGGCCAACCAGGATGGCCGCCTGAAAGCCGGCCAGTTTGCCAAAGGCGGCATCGTGCAGCGCGAGGTGCTGGACGCCGTGCGCCTGCCGCAAGCGGCGGTACAGCAGGCCGACAGCGCCAGCCCGTGGGTGATGCTGGTACAAGGCGGGCGGCTGGTCAAACAGCCGGTGCGTGTCGTGCTGCGCTCGGATAGCGAGCGCGTGCTGGCGGTGCAAGGCGTGGCTGCCGGGCAGACCATCCTGGCGGCGGCGCTACTGGGCGTGAAGCCCGGTGACGCCGTGACCCTGCCCAAACCTTAA
- a CDS encoding MltA domain-containing protein gives MLKHLLPLAALLALSACTTLSTSTPPASGTVRYQAASFADLPDWGQSMASQSLEGLQLSCRSLQGRAAWKAICAEAATLDAANLPAITRFYEARFAPWRIVEPGNGLITGYFEPLLAGSHQYSAQTPYAVYGVPADLRVLDASAAQLGAEVLVARQGTGNRLQVVPGKTRADAGEVLVYPKDFVVDSRTRALKGRTDNGRLLPYYTRAEINAGKGINTAPVLAWAEDDTELFFLQVQGSGRIQLEDGSYVRAGYAEQNGHGYKSIGRWLVDNGQMKLSDVSMQSIKEWIAANPARKQALFNANPSYVFFKTLPADNNGPLGAMGVPLLGGYSVAVDPRYIPLGAPVYLSTTWPLDGAPRPLNRLVHAQDTGGAIRGGVRADFFFGFGTEAGLYAGRMKQSGRLWLLLPRGMQPAANP, from the coding sequence ATGCTCAAGCACCTCTTGCCTTTGGCCGCGCTGTTGGCCCTGTCTGCCTGTACCACCCTCAGCACCAGTACGCCGCCGGCGAGCGGCACCGTGCGTTATCAGGCGGCCAGCTTTGCCGACCTGCCGGACTGGGGCCAGAGCATGGCGTCGCAAAGCCTGGAAGGCCTGCAGCTCAGTTGCCGCAGCCTGCAGGGCAGGGCGGCCTGGAAAGCCATCTGCGCCGAGGCGGCCACGCTGGATGCGGCCAACCTGCCGGCCATTACCCGTTTTTACGAAGCCCGCTTTGCCCCGTGGCGTATTGTGGAGCCGGGCAACGGCCTGATTACCGGCTACTTCGAGCCGCTGCTGGCCGGTAGCCACCAGTATTCGGCGCAGACCCCCTATGCCGTGTACGGCGTACCGGCCGACCTGCGTGTACTGGATGCCAGCGCGGCGCAGTTGGGGGCCGAGGTGCTGGTGGCGCGCCAGGGCACTGGCAACCGCCTGCAGGTGGTGCCTGGTAAAACGCGCGCCGACGCGGGTGAAGTGCTGGTGTACCCGAAAGACTTTGTGGTGGATAGCCGCACGCGCGCGCTGAAAGGCCGCACCGACAATGGCCGCCTGCTGCCGTATTACACCCGTGCCGAGATCAACGCCGGCAAAGGCATCAACACTGCGCCGGTACTGGCCTGGGCCGAGGACGATACCGAGCTGTTCTTCCTGCAGGTACAGGGCTCCGGCCGCATCCAGCTGGAAGACGGCAGCTATGTGCGCGCCGGCTACGCCGAGCAGAACGGCCATGGTTACAAGTCCATCGGCCGCTGGCTGGTGGACAACGGCCAGATGAAGCTGTCGGACGTGTCCATGCAGAGCATCAAGGAATGGATTGCGGCCAACCCTGCGCGCAAGCAGGCGCTGTTCAATGCCAACCCCAGTTATGTATTTTTCAAAACGCTGCCCGCCGATAACAACGGCCCGCTAGGCGCCATGGGTGTGCCGCTGCTGGGCGGCTACAGCGTGGCCGTGGACCCGCGCTATATCCCGCTGGGCGCGCCGGTGTACCTGTCTACCACCTGGCCGCTGGATGGTGCGCCCCGGCCGCTGAACCGCCTGGTGCACGCGCAGGATACCGGTGGCGCCATTCGTGGCGGTGTGCGGGCCGACTTTTTCTTTGGCTTTGGTACCGAAGCCGGCCTGTACGCCGGCCGCATGAAACAGAGTGGCCGCCTGTGGCTGCTCTTGCCGCGTGGCATGCAGCCTGCGGCCAACCCCTGA
- a CDS encoding glutathione peroxidase, producing the protein MTPRLALLCLAAPLAALAACPPLLNHQVPALMGGKINLCDYSGKAVVVVNTASQCGFTPQYKGLQSVWKSYQAKGAVVVGFPSDDFNQELAKDAEVAQFCESNYGVSFPMASRVHVRGSDAHPFYQALAEASGTTPKWNFYKYIISADGKTVTAFSSLTKPDSPDFIKALNVALPR; encoded by the coding sequence ATGACACCACGCCTCGCCCTGTTATGCCTGGCGGCACCGTTGGCCGCACTGGCTGCCTGCCCGCCGCTGCTGAACCATCAGGTACCTGCGCTGATGGGTGGCAAGATCAATCTGTGCGATTACAGCGGCAAGGCCGTGGTGGTAGTGAATACAGCCAGCCAGTGTGGCTTTACCCCGCAGTACAAAGGCCTGCAAAGCGTGTGGAAAAGCTATCAGGCCAAGGGCGCGGTAGTGGTCGGCTTCCCTAGCGACGACTTTAACCAGGAGCTGGCCAAGGACGCCGAGGTGGCGCAGTTTTGCGAGAGCAATTATGGCGTGAGCTTCCCCATGGCCAGCCGGGTACACGTGCGCGGCAGCGATGCCCACCCGTTCTACCAGGCGCTGGCCGAAGCCAGTGGCACCACGCCCAAGTGGAACTTCTACAAGTACATCATTTCGGCTGACGGCAAAACCGTGACGGCTTTCAGCTCGCTGACCAAGCCCGACTCGCCGGATTTCATCAAGGCGCTAAACGTAGCCTTGCCGCGTTGA
- the trxA gene encoding thioredoxin, with the protein MSYVNLTADTFNDYAEREGIVMLDFWAEWCGPCKMFGPVFEAAAEKHPDIVFAKIDTEAERELAGHFQIRSIPTLMALKDGIVVFHQAGAMMAGQFDQLIQAIRDLDMDKVRAEIAAQQD; encoded by the coding sequence ATGAGCTACGTCAACCTTACCGCCGATACCTTTAACGACTACGCCGAGCGCGAAGGTATTGTGATGCTGGATTTCTGGGCCGAATGGTGTGGCCCGTGCAAGATGTTCGGCCCTGTGTTCGAGGCCGCCGCCGAAAAACACCCGGACATCGTGTTTGCCAAAATCGACACCGAGGCCGAGCGCGAGCTGGCCGGGCATTTCCAGATTCGCTCCATCCCCACGCTGATGGCGCTGAAAGACGGCATTGTGGTATTCCACCAGGCCGGCGCCATGATGGCCGGCCAGTTTGACCAGCTGATCCAGGCCATCCGCGACCTGGACATGGACAAAGTGCGCGCCGAGATCGCTGCACAGCAAGACTGA
- a CDS encoding class I SAM-dependent methyltransferase — translation MVDVSAFAGRLAKNYKHYSKWARRNGLDAWRLYDRDVPQFPLIIDLYGDRIHLQEYHTGWQIEDADYQAWIAAVQQAICEVTGVPLWHISLKTRRRQKGESQYEKTGREGEDFVVEEQGQRFWVNLDAYLDTGLFLDHRNTRRRVREEAAGKRFLNLFAYTGSFTCYAASGGAVSSETVDLSNTYQAWSRRNFELNGLDLAKHVLIRDDAFQYLEDAWVAGKQFDLIVMDPPSFSNSKKMMDELDVQRDQLKLVDGAMRLLAPGGVLYFSNNLRSFTLDERLVADYAVRDISAQSVPEDFRNKKIHQCWRITHRG, via the coding sequence ATGGTAGACGTATCGGCCTTTGCTGGCCGCCTGGCCAAAAATTACAAGCACTACAGTAAATGGGCGCGCCGTAACGGCCTGGACGCCTGGCGCCTGTACGACCGCGACGTACCGCAGTTCCCGCTGATCATCGACCTGTATGGTGACCGCATCCACCTGCAGGAGTATCACACCGGCTGGCAGATTGAAGACGCCGACTACCAGGCCTGGATCGCAGCCGTGCAGCAAGCCATCTGCGAGGTCACTGGCGTACCGCTGTGGCACATTTCACTGAAAACCCGCCGCCGTCAGAAAGGCGAAAGCCAGTACGAGAAAACCGGCCGCGAAGGTGAAGACTTCGTGGTGGAAGAGCAGGGCCAGCGCTTCTGGGTGAACCTGGACGCCTACCTGGATACCGGCTTGTTTCTGGACCACCGCAACACCCGCCGCCGCGTGCGCGAAGAAGCCGCCGGCAAGCGCTTTCTGAACCTGTTTGCCTACACCGGTAGCTTTACCTGTTACGCCGCCAGCGGTGGCGCCGTGTCCAGCGAAACGGTGGACCTGTCCAACACCTATCAGGCGTGGAGCCGCCGCAACTTCGAGCTCAACGGCCTGGACCTGGCCAAGCACGTGCTGATCCGCGACGACGCCTTCCAGTACCTGGAAGACGCCTGGGTAGCCGGCAAGCAGTTCGACCTGATCGTGATGGACCCGCCCAGTTTTTCCAACAGCAAGAAAATGATGGACGAGCTGGACGTACAGCGCGACCAGCTCAAGCTGGTAGACGGTGCCATGCGCCTGCTGGCACCGGGCGGCGTGCTGTACTTCAGCAATAACCTGCGCAGCTTCACGCTGGACGAGCGCCTGGTGGCCGACTACGCCGTGCGCGACATCAGCGCGCAGTCGGTGCCGGAAGACTTCCGCAACAAGAAAATCCACCAGTGCTGGCGTATTACCCACCGGGGCTGA
- the coaD gene encoding pantetheine-phosphate adenylyltransferase, whose translation MPHTHKGKRQLKRAVYAGSFDPVTNGHLWMIREAVDLFDELVVAIGVNPEKRCTFDVEERLDMLRAVTRGFSKLKVEVFENQFLVNYAQSIDANYIVRGIRTASDYEYERTMRYINSDLHADITTIFLLPPREYAEVSSTMVKGLMGPAGWEQMIRQYVPEPVYRKLVNYYQQQG comes from the coding sequence ATGCCCCATACCCACAAAGGAAAGCGTCAATTGAAGCGAGCTGTCTACGCCGGTAGTTTCGACCCGGTCACCAATGGTCATCTATGGATGATCCGCGAAGCCGTTGACCTGTTCGACGAGCTGGTGGTGGCCATCGGGGTGAACCCGGAAAAGCGCTGCACTTTCGATGTGGAAGAGCGCCTGGACATGCTGCGTGCCGTGACGCGCGGCTTTTCCAAGCTGAAGGTGGAAGTATTCGAAAACCAGTTTCTGGTGAACTACGCGCAGAGCATCGATGCCAACTACATCGTGCGCGGCATCCGCACCGCCAGCGACTACGAGTACGAGCGCACCATGCGCTACATCAACTCTGACCTGCACGCCGACATCACCACTATTTTCCTGCTGCCGCCGCGTGAATATGCCGAGGTATCGTCTACCATGGTAAAAGGCCTGATGGGCCCCGCCGGTTGGGAGCAGATGATTCGCCAGTACGTACCCGAGCCGGTGTACCGCAAGCTGGTGAACTACTATCAGCAGCAAGGCTAG